One Coccinella septempunctata chromosome 1, icCocSept1.1, whole genome shotgun sequence DNA window includes the following coding sequences:
- the LOC123322826 gene encoding uncharacterized protein LOC123322826, whose protein sequence is MDAELNVIGKVTNNMPSTHLYTKINWDNTQLADPLFHVPGPIDVLLGIDYFPKYMKSGFKATEEGLVAQNTHFGWIISGTTSSSPQLRVASLITNLNENSQHTKFWNIEEAENSEETTNDDTFVEEFYSNTFRRDEHGYTVKLPFKKNTTQLGESKQRALARLFQLENKLDKDEKLRTMYKDFMQEYIALGHMKIASSNNSAKRYYIPHQPVLKDERDTTKLRVVFDASAKTSTGLSLNDILHTGPKLQQDLIDIR, encoded by the coding sequence ATGGACGCTGAGCTCAATGTAATAGGCAAAGTTACAAATAATATGCCATCCACTCACCTTTATACCAAAATCAACTGGGATAATACACAACTCGCAGATCCATTATTCCATGTACCAGGTCCAATCGACGTTCTACTTGGAATTGACTACTTCCCCAAGTATATGAAGTCGGGATTCAAGGCAACAGAGGAGGGACTAGTGGCACAAAACACTCACTTCGGATGGATTATTAGCGGAACCACATCATCGAGTCCACAACTTCGTGTAGCAAGCTTGATCACGAATTTGAATGAGAATTCACAACACACAAAATTCTGGAACATCGAAGAAGCAGAAAATTCCGAGGAAACAACAAACGACGATACTTTCGTCGAAGAATTTTACTCCAACACCTTTCGACGGGACGAGCACGGTTATACTGTGAAACttccattcaagaaaaataCAACTCAGCTAGGAGAATCGAAGCAGAGGGCACTGGCACGACTATTTCAATTGGAAAACAAGCTGGATAAAGACGAAAAGCTTAGAACTATGTATAAAGATTTCATGCAGGAATACATTGCGCTAGGTCATATGAAAATTGCTAGCTCAAATAATTCAGCGAAGAGGTATTATATTCCACATCAACCCGTATTGAAAGATGAACGTGATACGACAAAGCTAAGAGTCGTATTCGATGCAAGTGCAAAGACAAGTACCGGACTCAGCCTAAACGACATTCTTCACACAGGACCTAAACTGCAGCAGGATCTCATAGATATTCGATAA